In Syngnathus acus chromosome 5, fSynAcu1.2, whole genome shotgun sequence, a genomic segment contains:
- the znf740a gene encoding gastrula zinc finger protein XlCGF57.1 isoform X28 translates to MSHLPSSSVRDHMKWAGLLGCEAVLSSMALMQASTMAAPPKKMMAPLGHAPPQRDGSDRGPQSHMILPSGMSCPPLLIRKEGEFQAPRLLDEKDMRTNEDLQQKKKNRKSVPPCKVREQEGRGGKGAGGDENGPSSKVQKNFICDHCYGAFRSGYHLKRHILIHTGEKPYACAVCDMRFIQRYHLERHSLIHTGVKPYACSMCDMRFFQRYHLARHSLTHTGVKPYACSICDMRFFQRYHLARHSLTHTGVKPYACSMCDMRFFQRYHLARHTLTHTGVKPYACSMCDMRFFQRYHLARHSLTHTGVKPYACTMCDMRFIQRYQLERHSLTHTGVKPYACTMCDKRFFQRYHLARHSLTHMGVKPFACTMCDMRFVQRYHLARHSLTHTGVKPFACTMCDMRFVQRYHLARHSLTHTGVKPYACSMCDMRFIQRNHLERHSLTHTGEKPFACDMCDMRFIQRYHLERHKRVHSGEKPYQCERCQQNFSRTDRLLRHRRLCQGRGVAKVETQPCCEPRQYAQEAPPAPPTWSPMHPPPGRLAV, encoded by the exons ATGTCACATCTGCCCAGCAGCTCAGTCCGCGACCATATGAAATGG GCCGGTCTGCTCGGCTGTGAAGCTGTGCTCTCCAGTATGGCCCTGATGCAGGCCAGCACCATGGCAGCTCCACCCAAAAAGATGATGGCTCCACTCGGACACGCACCGCCACAGAGGGACGGATCTGACCGTGGTCCCCAGAGTCACATGATCCTCCCGTCTGGCATGAGCTGTCCACCCCTG TTGATCCGGAAGGAAGGTGAATTCCAAGCTCCGCGCCTACTTGATGAGAAGGACATGAGGACCAATGAGGACctgcagcagaaaaaaaagaacaggaaATCAGTCCCGCCCTGTAAAGTGAGAGAACAAGAGGGAAGGGGAGGGAAG GGTGCAGGTGGAGATGAAAACGGTCCGTCTTCCAAAGTGCAGAAAAACTTTATTTGCGACCACTGTTACGGAGCATTTCGGAGCGGGTACCACCTGAAGAGACACATCCTCATTCACACAG GGGAGAAGCCGTATGCTTGTGCCGTATGTGACATGAGGTTTATTCAGCGTTACCACCTGGAGAGACACAGCCTCATTCACACGG GGGTGAAGCCGTACGCTTGCTCCATGTGTGACATGAGGTTCTTCCAACGTTACCATCTGGCGAGACACAGCCTCACTCATACTG GGGTGAAGCCATACGCTTGCTCCATTTGTGACATGAGATTTTTCCAACGCTACCACTTGGCAAGACACAGTCTCACTCACACCG GGGTGAAGCCATATGCTTGCTCCATGTGTGACATGAGATTTTTCCAGAGATACCACCTGGCGagacacacgctcacacataCGG GGGTGAAGCCGTACGCTTGCTCCATGTGTGACATGAGGTTCTTCCAACGTTACCATTTGGCAAGACACAGCCTCACTCATACCG GAGTGAAGCCATATGCTTGCACCATGTGTGACATGAGGTTTATACAACGTTACCAACTGGAAAGACACAGTCTCACTCACACAG GGGTGAAGCCGTACGCTTGCACCATGTGTGACAAGAGGTTTTTTCAGCGCTACCACCTGGCGAGACACAGCCTCACTCACATGG GTGTGAAACCTTTTGCTTGCACCATGTGTGACATGAGGTTTGTTCAGCGCTACCACCTGGCCAGACACAGCCTCACTCATACCG GTGTGAAACCTTTTGCTTGCACCATGTGCGACATGAGGTTTGTTCAGCGCTACCACCTGGCGAGACACAGCCTCACTCATACGG GGGTGAAGCCGTATGCTTGTTCCATGTGTGACATGAGGTTTATTCAGCGTAACCACCTGGAGAGACACAGCCTCACTCACACGG GGGAGAAGCCGTTTGCGTGCGACATGTGCGATATGAGGTTTATCCAGCGCTACCACCTGGAGAGACACAAGCGCGTGCACAGCGGCGAGAAGCCTTACCAGTGCGAGCGCTGCCAGCAG AACTTTTCCCGGACAGACCGCCTGCTGCGGCATCGCCGGCTGTGCCAGGGCCGCGGTGTAGCTAAAGTGGAGACCCAACCGTGTTGTGAACCGCGCCAATATGCCCAAGAAGCACCACCCGCCCCTCCGACCTGGAGCCCCATGCACCCACCTCCGGGTCGCCTGGCCGTCTGA
- the znf740a gene encoding gastrula zinc finger protein XlCGF58.1 isoform X15, with amino-acid sequence MSHLPSSSVRDHMKWAGLLGCEAVLSSMALMQASTMAAPPKKMMAPLGHAPPQRDGSDRGPQSHMILPSGMSCPPLLIRKEGEFQAPRLLDEKDMRTNEDLQQKKKNRKSVPPCKVREQEGRGGKGAGGDENGPSSKVQKNFICDHCYGAFRSGYHLKRHILIHTGEKPYACAVCDMRFIQRYHLERHSLIHTGVKPYACSMCDMRFFQRYHLARHSLTHTGVKPYACSICDMRFFQRYHLARHSLTHTGVKPYACSMCDMRFFQRYHLARHTLTHTGVKPYACSMCDMRFFQRYHLARHSLTHTGVKPYACTMCDMRFIQRYQLERHSLTHTGVKPYACTMCDKRFFQRYHLARHSLTHMGVKPFACTMCDMRFVQRYHLARHSLTHTGVKPYACTMCDKRFFQRYHLARHSLTHLGVKPFACTMCDMRFVQRYHLARHSLTHTGVKPYACSMCDMRFIQRNHLERHSLTHTGEKPFACDMCDMRFIQRYHLERHKRVHSGEKPYQCERCQQNFSRTDRLLRHRRLCQGRGVAKVETQPCCEPRQYAQEAPPAPPTWSPMHPPPGRLAV; translated from the exons ATGTCACATCTGCCCAGCAGCTCAGTCCGCGACCATATGAAATGG GCCGGTCTGCTCGGCTGTGAAGCTGTGCTCTCCAGTATGGCCCTGATGCAGGCCAGCACCATGGCAGCTCCACCCAAAAAGATGATGGCTCCACTCGGACACGCACCGCCACAGAGGGACGGATCTGACCGTGGTCCCCAGAGTCACATGATCCTCCCGTCTGGCATGAGCTGTCCACCCCTG TTGATCCGGAAGGAAGGTGAATTCCAAGCTCCGCGCCTACTTGATGAGAAGGACATGAGGACCAATGAGGACctgcagcagaaaaaaaagaacaggaaATCAGTCCCGCCCTGTAAAGTGAGAGAACAAGAGGGAAGGGGAGGGAAG GGTGCAGGTGGAGATGAAAACGGTCCGTCTTCCAAAGTGCAGAAAAACTTTATTTGCGACCACTGTTACGGAGCATTTCGGAGCGGGTACCACCTGAAGAGACACATCCTCATTCACACAG GGGAGAAGCCGTATGCTTGTGCCGTATGTGACATGAGGTTTATTCAGCGTTACCACCTGGAGAGACACAGCCTCATTCACACGG GGGTGAAGCCGTACGCTTGCTCCATGTGTGACATGAGGTTCTTCCAACGTTACCATCTGGCGAGACACAGCCTCACTCATACTG GGGTGAAGCCATACGCTTGCTCCATTTGTGACATGAGATTTTTCCAACGCTACCACTTGGCAAGACACAGTCTCACTCACACCG GGGTGAAGCCATATGCTTGCTCCATGTGTGACATGAGATTTTTCCAGAGATACCACCTGGCGagacacacgctcacacataCGG GGGTGAAGCCGTACGCTTGCTCCATGTGTGACATGAGGTTCTTCCAACGTTACCATTTGGCAAGACACAGCCTCACTCATACCG GAGTGAAGCCATATGCTTGCACCATGTGTGACATGAGGTTTATACAACGTTACCAACTGGAAAGACACAGTCTCACTCACACAG GGGTGAAGCCGTACGCTTGCACCATGTGTGACAAGAGGTTTTTTCAGCGCTACCACCTGGCGAGACACAGCCTCACTCACATGG GTGTGAAACCTTTTGCTTGCACCATGTGTGACATGAGGTTTGTTCAGCGCTACCACCTGGCCAGACACAGCCTCACTCATACCG GTGTGAAACCTTATGCTTGCACCATGTGTGACAAGAGGTTTTTTCAGCGTTATCACCTGGCAAGACACAGCCTCACTCATTTGG GTGTGAAACCTTTTGCTTGCACCATGTGCGACATGAGGTTTGTTCAGCGCTACCACCTGGCGAGACACAGCCTCACTCATACGG GGGTGAAGCCGTATGCTTGTTCCATGTGTGACATGAGGTTTATTCAGCGTAACCACCTGGAGAGACACAGCCTCACTCACACGG GGGAGAAGCCGTTTGCGTGCGACATGTGCGATATGAGGTTTATCCAGCGCTACCACCTGGAGAGACACAAGCGCGTGCACAGCGGCGAGAAGCCTTACCAGTGCGAGCGCTGCCAGCAG AACTTTTCCCGGACAGACCGCCTGCTGCGGCATCGCCGGCTGTGCCAGGGCCGCGGTGTAGCTAAAGTGGAGACCCAACCGTGTTGTGAACCGCGCCAATATGCCCAAGAAGCACCACCCGCCCCTCCGACCTGGAGCCCCATGCACCCACCTCCGGGTCGCCTGGCCGTCTGA
- the znf740a gene encoding gastrula zinc finger protein XlCGF57.1 isoform X39, with translation MSHLPSSSVRDHMKWAGLLGCEAVLSSMALMQASTMAAPPKKMMAPLGHAPPQRDGSDRGPQSHMILPSGMSCPPLLIRKEGEFQAPRLLDEKDMRTNEDLQQKKKNRKSVPPCKVREQEGRGGKGAGGDENGPSSKVQKNFICDHCYGAFRSGYHLKRHILIHTGVKPYACSMCDMRFFQRYHLARHSLTHTGVKPYACTMCDMRFIQRYQLERHSLTHTGVKPYACTMCDKRFFQRYHLARHSLTHMGVKPYACTMCDMKFCQRYHLARHSLTHTGVKPYACTICDKRFFQRYHLARHSLTHMGVKPFACTMCDMRFVQRYHLARHSLTHTGVKPYACTMCDKRFFQRYHLARHSLTHLGVKPFACTMCDMRFVQRYHLARHSLTHTGVKPYACSMCDMRFIQRNHLERHSLTHTGEKPFACDMCDMRFIQRYHLERHKRVHSGEKPYQCERCQQNFSRTDRLLRHRRLCQGRGVAKVETQPCCEPRQYAQEAPPAPPTWSPMHPPPGRLAV, from the exons ATGTCACATCTGCCCAGCAGCTCAGTCCGCGACCATATGAAATGG GCCGGTCTGCTCGGCTGTGAAGCTGTGCTCTCCAGTATGGCCCTGATGCAGGCCAGCACCATGGCAGCTCCACCCAAAAAGATGATGGCTCCACTCGGACACGCACCGCCACAGAGGGACGGATCTGACCGTGGTCCCCAGAGTCACATGATCCTCCCGTCTGGCATGAGCTGTCCACCCCTG TTGATCCGGAAGGAAGGTGAATTCCAAGCTCCGCGCCTACTTGATGAGAAGGACATGAGGACCAATGAGGACctgcagcagaaaaaaaagaacaggaaATCAGTCCCGCCCTGTAAAGTGAGAGAACAAGAGGGAAGGGGAGGGAAG GGTGCAGGTGGAGATGAAAACGGTCCGTCTTCCAAAGTGCAGAAAAACTTTATTTGCGACCACTGTTACGGAGCATTTCGGAGCGGGTACCACCTGAAGAGACACATCCTCATTCACACAG GGGTGAAGCCGTACGCTTGCTCCATGTGTGACATGAGGTTCTTCCAACGTTACCATTTGGCAAGACACAGCCTCACTCATACCG GAGTGAAGCCATATGCTTGCACCATGTGTGACATGAGGTTTATACAACGTTACCAACTGGAAAGACACAGTCTCACTCACACAG GGGTGAAGCCGTACGCTTGCACCATGTGTGACAAGAGGTTTTTTCAGCGCTACCACCTGGCGAGACACAGCCTCACTCACATGG GTGTGAAACCTTATGCTTGCACCATGTGTGACATGAAGTTTTGTCAGCGTTACCACCTGGCAAGACACAGCCTCACTCATACGG GTGTGAAACCTTATGCTTGCACCATATGCGACAAGAGGTTTTTTCAGCGCTACCACCTGGCAAGACACAGCCTCACTCATATGG GTGTGAAACCTTTTGCTTGCACCATGTGTGACATGAGGTTTGTTCAGCGCTACCACCTGGCCAGACACAGCCTCACTCATACCG GTGTGAAACCTTATGCTTGCACCATGTGTGACAAGAGGTTTTTTCAGCGTTATCACCTGGCAAGACACAGCCTCACTCATTTGG GTGTGAAACCTTTTGCTTGCACCATGTGCGACATGAGGTTTGTTCAGCGCTACCACCTGGCGAGACACAGCCTCACTCATACGG GGGTGAAGCCGTATGCTTGTTCCATGTGTGACATGAGGTTTATTCAGCGTAACCACCTGGAGAGACACAGCCTCACTCACACGG GGGAGAAGCCGTTTGCGTGCGACATGTGCGATATGAGGTTTATCCAGCGCTACCACCTGGAGAGACACAAGCGCGTGCACAGCGGCGAGAAGCCTTACCAGTGCGAGCGCTGCCAGCAG AACTTTTCCCGGACAGACCGCCTGCTGCGGCATCGCCGGCTGTGCCAGGGCCGCGGTGTAGCTAAAGTGGAGACCCAACCGTGTTGTGAACCGCGCCAATATGCCCAAGAAGCACCACCCGCCCCTCCGACCTGGAGCCCCATGCACCCACCTCCGGGTCGCCTGGCCGTCTGA
- the znf740a gene encoding gastrula zinc finger protein XlCGF57.1 isoform X3, with the protein MALMQASTMAAPPKKMMAPLGHAPPQRDGSDRGPQSHMILPSGMSCPPLLIRKEGEFQAPRLLDEKDMRTNEDLQQKKKNRKSVPPCKVREQEGRGGKGAGGDENGPSSKVQKNFICDHCYGAFRSGYHLKRHILIHTGEKPYACAVCDMRFIQRYHLERHSLIHTGVKPYACSMCDMRFFQRYHLARHSLTHTGVKPYACSICDMRFFQRYHLARHSLTHTGVKPYACSMCDMRFFQRYHLARHTLTHTGVKPYACSMCDMRFFQRYHLARHSLTHTGVKPYACTMCDMRFIQRYQLERHSLTHTGVKPYACTMCDKRFFQRYHLARHSLTHMGVKPYACTMCDMKFCQRYHLARHSLTHTGVKPYACTICDKRFFQRYHLARHSLTHMGVKPFACTMCDMRFVQRYHLARHSLTHTGVKPYACTMCDKRFFQRYHLARHSLTHLGVKPFACTMCDMRFVQRYHLARHSLTHTGVKPYACSMCDMRFIQRNHLERHSLTHTGEKPFACDMCDMRFIQRYHLERHKRVHSGEKPYQCERCQQNFSRTDRLLRHRRLCQGRGVAKVETQPCCEPRQYAQEAPPAPPTWSPMHPPPGRLAV; encoded by the exons ATGGCCCTGATGCAGGCCAGCACCATGGCAGCTCCACCCAAAAAGATGATGGCTCCACTCGGACACGCACCGCCACAGAGGGACGGATCTGACCGTGGTCCCCAGAGTCACATGATCCTCCCGTCTGGCATGAGCTGTCCACCCCTG TTGATCCGGAAGGAAGGTGAATTCCAAGCTCCGCGCCTACTTGATGAGAAGGACATGAGGACCAATGAGGACctgcagcagaaaaaaaagaacaggaaATCAGTCCCGCCCTGTAAAGTGAGAGAACAAGAGGGAAGGGGAGGGAAG GGTGCAGGTGGAGATGAAAACGGTCCGTCTTCCAAAGTGCAGAAAAACTTTATTTGCGACCACTGTTACGGAGCATTTCGGAGCGGGTACCACCTGAAGAGACACATCCTCATTCACACAG GGGAGAAGCCGTATGCTTGTGCCGTATGTGACATGAGGTTTATTCAGCGTTACCACCTGGAGAGACACAGCCTCATTCACACGG GGGTGAAGCCGTACGCTTGCTCCATGTGTGACATGAGGTTCTTCCAACGTTACCATCTGGCGAGACACAGCCTCACTCATACTG GGGTGAAGCCATACGCTTGCTCCATTTGTGACATGAGATTTTTCCAACGCTACCACTTGGCAAGACACAGTCTCACTCACACCG GGGTGAAGCCATATGCTTGCTCCATGTGTGACATGAGATTTTTCCAGAGATACCACCTGGCGagacacacgctcacacataCGG GGGTGAAGCCGTACGCTTGCTCCATGTGTGACATGAGGTTCTTCCAACGTTACCATTTGGCAAGACACAGCCTCACTCATACCG GAGTGAAGCCATATGCTTGCACCATGTGTGACATGAGGTTTATACAACGTTACCAACTGGAAAGACACAGTCTCACTCACACAG GGGTGAAGCCGTACGCTTGCACCATGTGTGACAAGAGGTTTTTTCAGCGCTACCACCTGGCGAGACACAGCCTCACTCACATGG GTGTGAAACCTTATGCTTGCACCATGTGTGACATGAAGTTTTGTCAGCGTTACCACCTGGCAAGACACAGCCTCACTCATACGG GTGTGAAACCTTATGCTTGCACCATATGCGACAAGAGGTTTTTTCAGCGCTACCACCTGGCAAGACACAGCCTCACTCATATGG GTGTGAAACCTTTTGCTTGCACCATGTGTGACATGAGGTTTGTTCAGCGCTACCACCTGGCCAGACACAGCCTCACTCATACCG GTGTGAAACCTTATGCTTGCACCATGTGTGACAAGAGGTTTTTTCAGCGTTATCACCTGGCAAGACACAGCCTCACTCATTTGG GTGTGAAACCTTTTGCTTGCACCATGTGCGACATGAGGTTTGTTCAGCGCTACCACCTGGCGAGACACAGCCTCACTCATACGG GGGTGAAGCCGTATGCTTGTTCCATGTGTGACATGAGGTTTATTCAGCGTAACCACCTGGAGAGACACAGCCTCACTCACACGG GGGAGAAGCCGTTTGCGTGCGACATGTGCGATATGAGGTTTATCCAGCGCTACCACCTGGAGAGACACAAGCGCGTGCACAGCGGCGAGAAGCCTTACCAGTGCGAGCGCTGCCAGCAG AACTTTTCCCGGACAGACCGCCTGCTGCGGCATCGCCGGCTGTGCCAGGGCCGCGGTGTAGCTAAAGTGGAGACCCAACCGTGTTGTGAACCGCGCCAATATGCCCAAGAAGCACCACCCGCCCCTCCGACCTGGAGCCCCATGCACCCACCTCCGGGTCGCCTGGCCGTCTGA